One window of the Camarhynchus parvulus chromosome 2, STF_HiC, whole genome shotgun sequence genome contains the following:
- the MIOS gene encoding GATOR complex protein MIOS translates to MSGSKPDILWAPHHVDRFVVCDSELSLYHIDSAVSSELKAGSLRLSEETTATLLSINSDTPYMKCVAWYPKYDPECLLAVGQANGRVVLTSLGQDHNSKSKDLIGKEFVPKHARQCNTLAWNPLDSNWLAAGLDKHRADFSVLIWDISSKYAPETAVATEKVRLSAGDAEAGLVVTKPLYELGQNDACLSLCWLPRDQKLLLAGMHRNLAIFDLRNTSQKIFVNTKAVQGVTVDPYFHDRVASFYEGQVAIWDLRKFEKPVLTLTEQPKPLTKVAWCPTRTGLLATLTRDSNIIRLYDMQHTPTPIGDETEPTIIERSVQPCENYIASFAWHPTSQNRMVVVTPNRTMSDFTVFERISLAWSPVTSLMWACGRHLYECTEEGKASSLEKDIATKMRLRALSRYGLDTEQVWRNHLLAGNEDPQLKSLWYTLHFMKQYTEDMDQKLTGNKGPLVYTGIKSIVKSSLGATENLRHSRSGSDRQADIIQYLSEERSLALQLCGWIKKGTDLDVEPFLNSLEQEGDWERAAAVALFNLDIRRAIQILNKGASSGKGDLNLNVVAMALSGYTDEKNSLWREMCSTLRLQLNNPYLCAMFAFLTSESGSYDGVLYENNVAVRDRVAFACKFLNDAQLNRFIEKLTNEMKEAGNLEGILLTGLTKDGVDLMESYVDRTGDVQTASYCMLQGSPSDVLKDERVQYWIENYRNLLDAWRFWHKRAEFDIHRSKLDPSSKPLAQVFVSCNFCGKSISYSCSAIPHQGRGFSQYGVSGSPTKSKVTSCPGCRKPLPRCALCLINMGTPVSSCPGGSKSDEKVDLSKDKKLAQFNNWFTWCHNCRHGGHAGHMLSWFRDHTECPVSACSCKCMQLDTTGNLVPAETVQA, encoded by the exons ATGAGTGGCTCCAAACCTGATATCCTGTGGGCCCCACACCACGTTGACAGATTTGTTGTGTGTGATTCAGAGCTGAGCCTTTATCACATTGACTCTGCTGTAAGCTCAGAGCTCAAGGCAGGGTCCTTGCGCTTGTCAGAGGAAACTACGGCTACGCTGCTATCAATAAACTCGGATACTCCCTACATGAAATGTGTGGCTTGGTATCCCAAGTACGATCCTGAGTGTCTCCTCGCTGTTGGACAGGCCAATGGCCGAGTGGTGCTTACCAGCCTCGGGCAAGATCACAACTCCAAATCCAAAGATTTGATTGGCAAAGAGTTTGTTCCCAAGCACGCTCGGCAGTGCAATACCCTGGCCTGGAACCCCCTGGACAGCAACTGGcttgctgctgggctggataAACATCGGGCTGACTTTTCTGTACTGATCTGGGATATCAGCAGCAAATATGCCCCAGAGACTGCAGTTGCTACAGAGAAAGTGAGGCTTTCAGCAGGAGATGCAGAGGCAGGCCTGGTAGTTACAAAACCACTGTATGAATTAGGACAGAATGATGcttgtctctctctctgttgGCTTCCACGGGATCAGAAACTGCTGTTAGCTGGAATGCATCGAAATCTGGCTATCTTTGATCTTAGGAACACAAgccaaaaaatatttgtgaacaCCAAGGCTGTCCAAGGAGTGACTGTTGATCCCTATTTCCATGATCGTGTTGCTTCCTTCTATGAAGGTCAGGTTGCCATATGGGATTTAAGAAAGTTTGAAAAGCCTGTTTTGACCCTGACAGAACAACCAAAACCCTTAACAAAAGTTGCATGGTGTCCAACAAGGACTGGACTGTTAGCTACTTTAACAAGGGATAGTAACATCATTAGACTGTATGACATGCAGCATACTCCCACCCCTATTGGAGATGAAACTGAGCCAACAATAATTGAGAGAAGTGTCCAACCATGTGAAAATTACATTGCTTCATTTGCCTGGCATCCCACAAGTCAGAACCGAATGGTAGTAGTGACTCCCAACAGGACTATGTCCGACTTCACCGTTTTTGAAAGAATTTCTCTTGCGTGGAGCCCAGTGACATCCTTAATGTGGGCTTGCGGACGACATTTGTATGAGTGTACAGAAGAGGGAAAGGCTAGCTCCTTGGAAAAAGACATAGCAACCAAAATGCGCCTCAGAGCTCTCTCAAGGTATGGTCTTGATACTGAACAGGTTTGGAGAAATCACCTCCTAGCTGGAAATGAAGATCCTCAGCTGAAGTCCCTTTGGTACACTCTGCATT TTATGAAGCAGTATACTGAAGATATGGATCAAAAACTTACAGGAAACAAAGGTCCCTTAGTTTACACTGGCATTAAATCAATTGTGAAGTCATCTTTGG GAGCAACAGAGAAcctcaggcacagcaggagtggATCTGATAGACAGGCAGATATTATTCAGTATCTGAGTGAAGAGAGATCTTTggctttgcagctctgtgggtggATAAAGAAGGGAACAGACTTAGATGTGGAACCTTTCCTAAATTCATTGGAACAGGAGGGAGACTGGGAGCGAGCTGCTGCTGTAGCACTTTTCAACTTGGACATACGGCGAGCAATACAAATTCTGAATAAAGGGGCTTCCTCAGGAAAAG GTGATCTGAACCTTAATGTTGTAGCAATGGCTCTGTCAGGCTACACAGATGAGAAGAACTCACTTTGGAGAGAAATGTGCAGTACTCTGAGACTGCAGTTGAACAATCCCTACTTGTGTGCTATGTTTGCTTTCCTGACGAGTGAGTCTGGTTCATATGATGGTGTTTTG taTGAAAATAATGTAGCTGTACGAGACAGAGTGGCATTTGCTTGCAAGTTCCTTAATGATGCTCAG cTCAACAGGTTTATTGAAAAGCTGACAAATGAAATGAAGGAGGCTGGGAATTTGGAGGGAATACTGTTAACAGGGCTAACAAAAGATGGAGTTGACTTGATGGAAAGTTATGTTGACCGAACTGGAGATGTCCAGACAGCAAGCTATTGCATGCTACAG GGTTCTCCATCAGATGTACTTAAGGATGAAAGGGTTCAGTACTGGATTGAGAACTACAGGAATCTTCTAGATGCCTGGAGGTTTTGGCATAAACGTGCAGAATTTGATATTCATAGGAGTAAGCTGGATCCCAGCTCAAAGCCTTTAGCCCAG GTGTTTGTGAGTTGcaatttctgtggaaaatcaATCTCTTACAGCTGCTCAGCTATTCCTCACCAGGGGCGAGGTTTTAGCCAATATGGAGTCAGCGGTTCACCCACCAAGTCCAAAGTTACGAGCTGTCCTGGTTGCCGTAAGCCCCTTCCCCGCTGTGCACTTTGCCTGATTAATATGGGAACACCAGTTTCCAGCTGTCCAG GAGGATCCAAGTCAGATGAAAAAGTGGATCTTAGCAAAGACAAGAAGTTAGCCCAGTTCAACAACTGGTTTACTTGGTGTCACAACTGTAGGCATGGTGGACATGCTGGACATATGCTGAGCTGGTTCAG GGACCATACTGAGTGCCCAGTTTCTGCCTGCTCTTGTAAGTGTATGCAGCTGGATACAACAGGGAATCTTGTCCCAGCAGAGACTGTCCAGGCATAA